The following proteins are co-located in the Chryseobacterium daecheongense genome:
- the dnaA gene encoding chromosomal replication initiator protein DnaA, with protein sequence MDENLMMIWQKCLQFMRDNLNAAEDNSDLKKLEKSFDLLFDKVQPISLVDNNLTLMVPSDFYKEYIEDNYLSLLSAALKKNIGKGVKLWYSVMENKPNGLEKPVTMNMKGKSVPTPKVQETMPQGFSSNIVNPFVVPGIKKVNIDSNLKSDFSFDNYVEGESNKFAATVARSIAKRPGATAFNPLFLYGGYGVGKTHLGQAVGLEVKSQFPDKVVLYLSSEKFIQQFISAAKAHKQTEFANFYQMVDVLIIDDIQFLSGKSATQDSFFHIFDYLHQNGKQIILTSDKAPVDIMDIQDRIVSRFKWGLSAEIKSPDLETRRKIIVDKLSRDGIVLTEDMLDFLAAEAKTNVRELIGVINSVIAYSTIYKSDLSLELLKDTINKIAANQKKIINIPYIQEIVCDYFGIKREQLLSKTRKREIALPRQLAMYFAKEFTNATFTKIGEEMGGKDHSTVMYACETIKDVSKIDKEVKKYVKELTERIKH encoded by the coding sequence ATGGATGAAAATTTAATGATGATATGGCAGAAGTGCCTTCAGTTTATGCGTGACAATCTTAACGCAGCTGAAGATAATTCTGATTTGAAAAAACTTGAAAAATCCTTCGACTTATTGTTCGATAAGGTGCAGCCAATCTCTTTGGTTGACAACAATCTTACATTAATGGTACCTAGTGATTTTTACAAGGAATATATTGAGGATAATTACTTATCTCTACTTTCTGCGGCCCTGAAGAAAAATATAGGTAAAGGAGTAAAATTATGGTATTCTGTAATGGAAAATAAGCCTAATGGCTTAGAAAAACCAGTTACCATGAACATGAAAGGGAAAAGTGTTCCTACACCGAAAGTGCAGGAAACAATGCCTCAAGGTTTTTCATCCAATATTGTTAATCCTTTTGTTGTACCTGGAATTAAAAAAGTAAATATCGATTCCAATCTGAAATCTGATTTTTCTTTTGATAACTATGTAGAGGGAGAAAGCAATAAATTTGCTGCAACAGTAGCAAGATCTATAGCAAAAAGACCTGGTGCTACTGCCTTTAATCCATTGTTTTTATATGGAGGATATGGAGTGGGTAAAACACACTTGGGACAAGCGGTAGGATTGGAAGTTAAAAGCCAGTTTCCGGATAAAGTAGTCCTTTATTTGTCTTCTGAAAAATTCATACAGCAATTCATTTCAGCAGCAAAGGCACATAAGCAAACCGAGTTTGCTAACTTCTACCAGATGGTGGATGTTTTGATCATTGATGATATTCAGTTCTTGTCCGGTAAATCGGCGACACAGGATAGTTTCTTCCACATTTTCGATTATCTGCATCAGAATGGAAAGCAGATCATTCTGACTTCTGATAAGGCTCCTGTAGATATCATGGATATTCAGGACAGAATCGTTTCCCGTTTCAAATGGGGACTTTCTGCAGAGATCAAATCTCCGGATCTGGAAACCAGAAGAAAAATTATCGTTGATAAGTTAAGCAGAGATGGTATTGTACTGACGGAAGATATGCTCGACTTCTTAGCGGCTGAAGCAAAGACCAACGTAAGAGAACTTATAGGGGTGATCAATTCTGTAATTGCTTACTCCACAATTTATAAATCCGATCTTAGTCTTGAGTTATTGAAAGATACCATCAATAAGATTGCAGCCAATCAGAAAAAAATCATCAACATTCCTTATATTCAGGAGATCGTATGTGATTATTTTGGTATTAAAAGAGAGCAGTTACTTTCGAAAACAAGAAAAAGGGAAATTGCACTTCCAAGACAGCTGGCCATGTATTTTGCAAAGGAATTTACCAATGCTACATTTACTAAAATCGGTGAAGAAATGGGAGGTAAAGATCATTCAACGGTAATGTATGCTTGTGAAACTATTAAAGATGTTTCCAAGATAGACAAAGAAGTGAAAAAGTACGTAAAAGAGCTTACGGAAAGAATCAAACACTAG